In Clostridium sp. DL-VIII, the following proteins share a genomic window:
- a CDS encoding ROK family transcriptional regulator — MIEVNHSKIKESNRKKIIALLLEKNEIAKLDISRILDISITTVSTNINELKNEGIVEDVRSLESTGGRKAISIKLNENCRYSIGVALTPSHIKITLVNLKKKIIENLRIRHKNNGIENMISIIKENIDLIMKKYDLNSENLLGVGFSLPGTVDFNEGIIKYSYLLEAKDYNLKEKFEYLNVPIYVDNEANLSAYYEFLNRKGMFENLLYVSITDGLGLGIIINRKIYRGENNSSGEFGHIKVSIDGKKCKCGAKGCLEAYTSMNALIDSYNEISLEDISDIDEFEELYMKDDLATKEVLDKYLKILGIGISNLIMLLDPNSIIIGGDINNLLTDKIDILKKVVYKDNLFTDENSCSISVASFKESYLMGAAMLPIEEFLEIK; from the coding sequence TTGATAGAGGTAAATCATAGTAAAATAAAAGAAAGTAATAGAAAAAAAATAATAGCATTATTATTAGAAAAAAATGAGATTGCTAAATTGGATATTTCAAGAATATTGGATATAAGTATAACTACAGTCTCCACTAACATTAATGAACTAAAAAATGAAGGAATTGTAGAGGATGTGAGATCTTTAGAATCTACAGGAGGAAGAAAAGCAATTTCAATTAAATTAAATGAAAATTGTAGATATTCAATTGGAGTTGCATTAACCCCAAGTCATATTAAAATAACCTTAGTTAATTTGAAGAAAAAAATTATTGAAAATCTAAGAATAAGACATAAAAATAATGGGATAGAAAATATGATATCAATAATTAAGGAAAATATAGATTTGATTATGAAAAAATATGATTTGAATTCTGAAAATCTGCTTGGGGTTGGGTTTTCACTACCTGGAACTGTAGATTTTAATGAAGGAATAATAAAATATTCATATCTTCTTGAAGCCAAAGATTATAATTTGAAGGAAAAGTTTGAATATCTAAATGTGCCTATATATGTAGACAATGAGGCTAATCTGTCAGCATATTATGAATTTTTAAACAGGAAAGGCATGTTTGAAAATTTACTTTATGTGTCAATAACAGATGGATTAGGTCTTGGAATAATTATAAATAGAAAGATATATAGGGGGGAAAATAATTCTTCAGGAGAGTTTGGCCACATAAAGGTATCTATAGACGGAAAGAAATGCAAGTGTGGAGCTAAAGGATGTTTAGAAGCATATACATCAATGAATGCGTTGATAGATAGTTACAATGAAATATCTTTAGAGGATATTTCAGATATAGATGAATTTGAAGAATTATATATGAAAGATGATTTAGCAACTAAAGAGGTATTAGATAAATATTTAAAAATATTAGGAATTGGAATATCAAATTTAATCATGTTATTGGATCCTAATAGCATAATTATAGGTGGAGATATTAACAATTTATTGACAGATAAGATAGATATCTTGAAAAAAGTAGTATATAAGGATAATTTGTTCACAGATGAAAATAGTTGTAGCATTAGTGTGGCAAGCTTTAAGGAATCGTATTTGATGGGAGCAGCAATGCTGCCTATTGAAGAATTTTTAGAAATTAAATAA
- a CDS encoding DUF4867 family protein yields MVIKSVTDKAFKKYGQVLKNYDCTEIIEKMKSTPLPDDVIYEPSIEELEKLSIAKELQDREYGELPIQIGYCNGNNYMLNAVEYHRSSEINIAVNDLILLIGSQQDIEDDYSYDTAKIEAFKVPAGTIIEVYATTLHYAPCNANEDGFRCVVVLPRDTNLPLENEISKSGEDALLFARNKWLIGHKDTDLGEQGAFIGLKGENISLK; encoded by the coding sequence ATGGTTATTAAAAGTGTTACTGACAAAGCATTCAAAAAGTATGGACAAGTACTGAAGAATTATGATTGTACAGAAATAATCGAAAAAATGAAGAGTACACCATTACCAGATGATGTAATATATGAACCATCAATTGAAGAACTTGAGAAATTAAGCATTGCTAAAGAGTTACAAGATAGAGAATATGGTGAGCTGCCAATACAAATAGGATATTGTAATGGTAATAACTATATGTTAAACGCAGTTGAATATCATCGTTCATCAGAAATTAATATAGCAGTAAATGATCTTATCCTATTAATAGGCTCTCAGCAGGATATTGAAGACGATTACTCATATGACACAGCTAAGATTGAAGCTTTTAAGGTTCCAGCAGGAACTATAATTGAAGTATATGCAACTACACTTCACTATGCACCATGTAATGCAAATGAAGATGGATTCAGATGTGTTGTTGTTTTACCAAGAGATACTAATTTACCTTTAGAAAATGAAATTTCAAAATCAGGCGAAGATGCATTGCTATTTGCAAGAAATAAGTGGTTAATTGGACATAAAGATACTGACCTAGGCGAGCAAGGTGCATTTATAGGCTTAAAAGGAGAAAATATTTCGTTAAAATAA
- the fsa gene encoding fructose-6-phosphate aldolase: MRFFLDTANVEHIKEANEMGVISGVTTNPSLIAKEGRDFNEVIKEITEIVDGPISGEVVSEDAAGMIKEGREIAAIHKNMIVKIPMTAEGLKATKVLASEGIKTNVTLIFSATQALLAANAGATYVSPFLGRVDDISMIGMDLVRDIAEIFAVHGIETEIIAASVRNPIHVIEAAKAGADIATVPYNLVMQMIKHPLTDQGLEKFKADWAAAFNS; encoded by the coding sequence ATGAGATTTTTTTTAGACACAGCAAATGTAGAACATATAAAAGAAGCAAATGAAATGGGAGTAATAAGTGGAGTAACAACAAATCCATCGCTAATAGCAAAAGAAGGAAGAGATTTCAATGAAGTAATAAAGGAAATCACAGAAATAGTAGATGGACCAATAAGTGGAGAAGTAGTAAGTGAGGATGCAGCAGGAATGATAAAAGAAGGAAGAGAAATAGCTGCAATCCATAAAAATATGATAGTAAAAATACCAATGACAGCAGAAGGACTTAAAGCAACAAAGGTATTAGCAAGTGAAGGAATCAAAACAAATGTAACATTAATATTTTCAGCTACACAAGCCTTACTTGCAGCAAATGCAGGAGCAACATATGTAAGCCCATTCCTAGGAAGAGTAGATGATATATCAATGATAGGAATGGATTTAGTTAGAGATATAGCAGAAATATTTGCAGTACATGGAATAGAAACAGAAATAATAGCAGCAAGTGTAAGAAATCCAATTCATGTAATAGAAGCAGCAAAGGCAGGAGCAGATATAGCAACAGTACCTTATAACTTAGTAATGCAAATGATAAAACATCCATTAACAGATCAAGGACTTGAAAAGTTTAAGGCAGACTGGGCAGCAGCGTTTAACAGTTAA
- the xylB gene encoding xylulokinase, with product MRYLLGLDIGTSGTKTALFNEEGKTIKTATYGYDLFQPQVGWAEQNPEDWWQACVKGIRDVIEKSGVQASDIKGIGLSGQMHGLVLMDKDFKVIRNSIIWCDQRTEKECEYMTEVIGKERLIKITGNPALTGFTLSKLLWVRNNEPDNYEKIYKILLPKDYIRFKLTNVFATEVSDASGMQMLDINTRDWSEELLNDLNIDKNILADVYESVVVSGHVTKEVAELTNLAIDTPVVGGAGDQAAGAIGNGIVSEGIISTTIGTSGVVFAATDTPRFDEKGRVHTLCHAVPNKWHVMGVTQGAGLSLNWFKRTFCAKEVEESEKSGIDIYDILTERAARSKPGSNGIVYLPYLMGERTPHIDPNVKGAFLGVSLINNHDDFTRSILEGVSFSLKNCLDIIENMNVDIKEIRVSGGGAESSIWRQILADIFGYSLTTVKASEGGALGVAILAGVGAGIYDSVEDACNKIVKGNEKVEPNPELKELYSKVYETYNSAYPKIKDI from the coding sequence ATGAGATATTTACTAGGCTTAGATATTGGAACATCAGGGACTAAAACAGCTTTGTTTAATGAAGAAGGGAAAACTATAAAAACTGCGACATATGGATATGATTTATTTCAACCACAAGTAGGGTGGGCTGAACAAAATCCTGAAGATTGGTGGCAGGCGTGTGTCAAAGGAATAAGGGATGTTATTGAAAAAAGTGGTGTACAAGCTTCTGACATTAAAGGTATTGGATTAAGCGGGCAGATGCATGGTCTTGTTCTAATGGATAAAGACTTTAAAGTAATTAGAAACTCCATAATCTGGTGTGATCAAAGAACAGAAAAAGAGTGCGAGTATATGACAGAGGTTATAGGAAAAGAGAGATTAATTAAAATAACAGGAAATCCAGCCTTAACTGGTTTTACTCTTTCAAAGCTTCTATGGGTCAGAAATAATGAGCCGGATAATTATGAAAAAATATATAAAATTCTTCTTCCAAAGGATTATATAAGATTTAAGTTGACAAATGTTTTTGCAACAGAGGTTTCAGATGCTAGCGGTATGCAAATGCTTGATATAAACACTAGAGACTGGAGCGAGGAATTACTTAATGATTTAAATATTGATAAGAATATATTAGCAGATGTTTATGAATCAGTTGTTGTCAGTGGACATGTTACTAAAGAGGTAGCAGAACTTACAAACTTAGCAATAGATACACCTGTTGTTGGTGGGGCTGGAGATCAAGCAGCTGGAGCAATTGGAAATGGAATAGTAAGTGAAGGAATAATATCAACAACAATAGGGACTTCAGGAGTGGTATTTGCAGCAACTGATACACCTAGGTTTGATGAAAAGGGAAGAGTTCATACTCTTTGCCATGCAGTACCTAATAAATGGCACGTAATGGGAGTTACTCAAGGTGCAGGTCTTTCATTAAATTGGTTTAAAAGAACATTTTGCGCAAAAGAGGTTGAAGAAAGCGAAAAATCAGGAATTGATATATATGATATATTAACTGAAAGAGCAGCACGATCTAAACCAGGATCTAATGGAATCGTTTATTTGCCTTATCTAATGGGAGAAAGAACACCTCATATAGATCCTAATGTTAAAGGAGCTTTTTTAGGAGTATCACTTATAAATAATCATGATGATTTTACACGTAGTATATTAGAAGGAGTTAGTTTTAGCTTGAAGAATTGCCTTGATATTATCGAGAATATGAATGTAGATATTAAGGAAATAAGAGTAAGCGGAGGCGGCGCAGAAAGCAGTATATGGAGACAAATATTAGCTGATATTTTTGGGTATTCATTAACTACAGTAAAAGCATCAGAAGGTGGAGCACTTGGTGTGGCAATTCTTGCAGGAGTTGGAGCTGGAATATATGATTCAGTTGAAGATGCTTGCAATAAAATTGTAAAGGGAAATGAAAAAGTAGAACCAAATCCAGAATTAAAAGAGTTGTATTCTAAGGTATATGAAACATATAATTCAGCTTATCCTAAAATTAAAGATATATAA
- a CDS encoding L-fucose/L-arabinose isomerase family protein, translated as MNNTPKVKLGIVAVSRDCFPMELSNNRRKAVVESYKKVYGDIYECPTAIENEKHMQKALAEVKEAGVNALVVYLGNFGPETPETLLAKEFDGPVMFAAASEETGDNLVGGRGDAYCGMLNASYNLALRNIKAYIPEYPVGTATEVADMIAEFVPVATALLGLKNLKIISFGPRPQDFLACNAPIKQLYNLGVEIEENSELDLYAAFNAHKDDSRIPEVMASMEEELGEGNKMPGILPKLAQYEITLLDWMEEHKGSREFVVFANKCWPSFQTQFGFVPCYVNSRLTARGIAVSCEVDIYGALSEYIGTCVSQDVVTLLDINNTVPADMYEGEIKSKFNYTLKDTFMGFHCGNTAACKLTKGTMKNQMIMARALEPNQEPNITRGTLEGDIVPGEITFFRLQSNADAELTAYVAEGEVLPVATRSFGSIGVFAIPEMGRFYRHVLIEGRYPHHGAVAFGHFGKAIYNLFRYLGVQEVGFNQPKGMLYKTENPFE; from the coding sequence ATGAATAATACACCAAAAGTAAAATTAGGAATTGTTGCTGTAAGTAGAGATTGTTTCCCAATGGAATTATCAAATAATAGAAGAAAGGCTGTAGTAGAATCTTATAAGAAAGTTTATGGAGATATCTATGAATGTCCAACAGCTATCGAAAATGAAAAACACATGCAAAAGGCATTAGCAGAAGTTAAAGAAGCTGGTGTAAATGCTCTTGTAGTATATCTTGGAAACTTCGGACCTGAAACTCCAGAAACTTTACTTGCTAAAGAATTTGATGGACCAGTTATGTTTGCAGCTGCTTCAGAAGAAACAGGAGATAACTTAGTTGGAGGACGTGGCGATGCATATTGTGGAATGCTTAATGCAAGCTATAATTTAGCTCTTCGTAATATAAAAGCATATATTCCAGAATATCCTGTTGGAACTGCAACAGAAGTTGCAGATATGATTGCTGAATTTGTACCAGTTGCAACAGCATTACTTGGTTTAAAGAATTTAAAGATTATTTCTTTTGGTCCAAGACCTCAAGATTTCTTAGCTTGTAATGCACCTATTAAGCAATTATATAACTTAGGTGTTGAAATAGAAGAAAATTCAGAACTTGATTTATATGCAGCATTTAATGCACATAAAGATGATTCAAGAATTCCAGAAGTAATGGCTAGCATGGAAGAAGAATTAGGTGAAGGAAATAAGATGCCTGGTATTTTACCAAAACTTGCTCAATATGAAATCACATTATTAGATTGGATGGAAGAGCACAAGGGTTCAAGAGAATTTGTTGTATTTGCAAATAAATGCTGGCCATCATTCCAAACACAATTTGGTTTCGTACCTTGCTATGTAAACAGCCGTTTAACAGCAAGAGGAATTGCAGTATCATGTGAAGTTGATATTTATGGAGCTTTAAGTGAATATATTGGAACTTGCGTAAGTCAAGATGTCGTAACATTACTTGATATTAACAATACAGTACCAGCTGATATGTATGAAGGAGAAATAAAGAGTAAATTTAATTATACATTAAAAGATACATTTATGGGATTCCACTGTGGTAATACAGCAGCTTGTAAATTAACAAAAGGTACTATGAAGAACCAAATGATTATGGCAAGAGCATTAGAACCAAATCAAGAGCCAAATATAACTAGAGGAACATTAGAAGGAGATATTGTACCAGGAGAAATTACTTTCTTTAGATTACAAAGTAATGCAGATGCAGAACTTACAGCTTATGTAGCAGAAGGAGAAGTTTTACCAGTTGCAACACGTTCTTTCGGTTCTATAGGAGTATTTGCAATACCTGAAATGGGAAGATTCTATCGTCATGTATTAATTGAAGGTAGATATCCACACCATGGAGCAGTTGCATTTGGACACTTTGGAAAAGCAATTTACAATTTATTCAGATATTTGGGTGTACAAGAAGTAGGATTCAATCAACCAAAAGGTATGTTATATAAAACAGAAAATCCATTCGAGTAA
- the rhaB gene encoding rhamnulokinase, with protein sequence MDYYLAIDIGASSGRHILGSIENGKINLEEVYRFENGITKVGNEYCWNIEQLFKDIKNGIKKCKEIGKIPKSIGIDTWAVDFILLDENDKILGNAVAYRDDRTEGMMKEVFKIIPKDDLYLHTGIQFQRFNTVYQLLSIKKNNPEILEKAKTFLMIPDYLNFLLTGKKVNEYTNATSTQLVNSFERTWDEEILEKLEINKEIFQEIKLPKTSLGNLREKLVNEFGFNMEVILPATHDTGSAFISSVCNDNDSIYLSSGTWSLIGVENRFPICVPQAMEHNFTNEGGIDYRYRFLKNIMGLWVIQEVRRNTQNKYSFAELVDLARKHSEFASIVNVDDGRFLKPENMIEEIKAYCKETNQKVPEEIGEVAQCVFNSLAHCYKKAVYSLEEIFEKEFKRINIFGGGCQNDLLNELVAKVTGKEVLAGPVEATAIGNIVAQLISKNIFKDLGEARQAIKESFDIKVFK encoded by the coding sequence ATGGATTATTATTTAGCCATTGATATTGGGGCATCTAGCGGGAGACATATATTAGGTTCAATAGAAAATGGAAAGATAAATCTAGAAGAAGTATATAGATTTGAAAATGGAATAACTAAAGTAGGAAATGAATATTGCTGGAATATTGAGCAATTATTTAAGGATATAAAAAATGGAATTAAAAAATGCAAAGAGATAGGAAAAATTCCAAAGAGCATAGGAATAGATACCTGGGCAGTTGATTTTATTTTATTAGATGAAAACGATAAGATACTTGGAAACGCAGTTGCTTATAGAGATGACAGAACAGAAGGTATGATGAAAGAAGTCTTTAAGATTATTCCAAAGGATGATTTGTATTTGCATACAGGAATTCAGTTTCAAAGGTTTAATACAGTGTATCAACTACTTTCTATAAAGAAAAACAATCCGGAAATATTAGAAAAGGCAAAAACTTTTTTAATGATTCCAGACTATTTGAATTTCCTGCTTACAGGAAAGAAAGTTAATGAATATACTAATGCAACATCAACTCAACTAGTTAACTCTTTTGAAAGGACTTGGGACGAAGAAATCTTAGAAAAGCTTGAAATTAACAAAGAAATTTTCCAGGAAATAAAATTACCTAAAACAAGCTTAGGAAATTTAAGAGAAAAATTAGTTAATGAATTTGGATTTAATATGGAGGTAATACTTCCAGCAACTCATGATACGGGTTCAGCATTTATCTCATCTGTATGTAATGATAATGACAGCATTTATTTAAGTTCAGGAACATGGTCACTTATTGGTGTTGAAAATAGATTTCCAATTTGTGTGCCCCAGGCAATGGAGCATAACTTCACAAACGAAGGTGGAATAGATTATAGATATAGATTCTTAAAAAATATTATGGGACTCTGGGTCATTCAAGAAGTCAGAAGGAATACTCAAAACAAATATTCTTTTGCAGAGCTAGTTGATTTAGCAAGAAAACATTCAGAGTTTGCTTCAATAGTAAATGTTGATGATGGTAGATTCTTAAAACCAGAAAACATGATTGAGGAAATAAAAGCTTACTGCAAAGAGACAAATCAAAAAGTTCCAGAAGAAATAGGTGAAGTGGCACAGTGCGTGTTTAACAGCCTGGCTCATTGTTATAAAAAAGCTGTATACAGTCTTGAGGAGATATTTGAAAAGGAATTTAAGAGAATAAATATCTTTGGTGGCGGCTGTCAAAATGATTTGCTTAATGAATTAGTTGCTAAAGTCACAGGAAAAGAAGTACTGGCAGGCCCAGTAGAAGCTACAGCAATAGGAAACATTGTAGCTCAGCTTATAAGTAAAAATATTTTTAAAGACTTAGGAGAAGCAAGACAAGCTATCAAAGAATCATTTGATATTAAAGTATTTAAGTAA
- the tkt gene encoding transketolase: MSRELDKLSINAIRVLSADAIEKSKSGHPGLPLGAATMAYTLWTKMNHNGKNPSWDNRDRFVLSAGHGSMLEYSLLHLFGYGLTVEDLKNFRQIGSLTPGHPEYGHTKGVEITTGPLGQGICNAVGMAIAETHLAEKFNKPDYKVVDHYSYAIVGDGCLMEGISGEASSLAGTLGLGKLIVLYDSNNISIEGNTDIAFREDVGKRYEAYGWQVLKVADGNDIDSIEAAIEEAKAETAKPSIIIVKNQIGFGCPAKQGKASAHGEPLGADNVKAMKENLGWKAEPAFYVPDEVYTNMNEHIEKGIAKETAWNNLFKEYEKAYPELAKEYGIWMSGEIDKESLLNNEELWSFDKEMATRQSSGIMINRLAKLIPNLIGGSADLAPSNKTHMDGRSDFSAEDRSGSNLHFGVREHAMAAITNGMYAHGGLKVFCATFFVFSDYMKGAMRLSALMKLPVTYVLTHDSIGVGEDGPTHEPIEQLAALRSMPNMTVFRPADSKETAAAWYYAVTNGTTPTSLVLTRQNLPLYDGCPKRALKGGYILKDSKKETPDVLLMASGSEVELIFKAAEELSAKGIDARVISMPSFELFDAQEESYKESVMPKAVRARVAVEALTSFGWHKYVGLDGEVISLDTFGASGKAEELFKLFGFTVENVVERTIKVVSK, from the coding sequence ATGAGTAGAGAATTAGATAAATTATCTATTAATGCAATAAGAGTATTATCAGCAGATGCTATAGAAAAATCAAAATCAGGACATCCGGGGTTACCACTTGGAGCTGCTACCATGGCATATACTTTGTGGACAAAGATGAATCATAATGGAAAGAATCCGAGTTGGGATAACAGAGATAGATTTGTATTATCTGCAGGACATGGTTCAATGCTTGAATATTCATTATTACACTTATTTGGATATGGACTTACAGTTGAAGATTTAAAGAACTTTAGACAAATAGGAAGTTTAACACCAGGACATCCAGAATACGGCCATACTAAAGGTGTTGAAATTACAACAGGACCACTTGGACAAGGTATATGTAATGCAGTGGGAATGGCTATTGCAGAAACACATTTAGCAGAAAAATTCAATAAGCCAGATTATAAGGTAGTTGACCATTATTCATATGCAATTGTTGGAGATGGATGTCTTATGGAAGGAATTTCAGGAGAAGCATCATCACTTGCTGGAACCTTAGGTCTTGGAAAATTAATCGTATTATACGATTCAAATAATATTTCAATTGAAGGAAATACAGATATAGCATTTAGAGAAGATGTAGGAAAGAGATACGAAGCTTATGGCTGGCAGGTATTAAAAGTAGCAGATGGAAATGATATTGATTCAATAGAAGCTGCAATAGAAGAAGCAAAAGCAGAAACAGCTAAACCATCAATTATAATAGTTAAAAACCAAATAGGTTTTGGATGCCCTGCAAAACAAGGTAAAGCTTCAGCTCATGGAGAACCTTTAGGTGCTGATAATGTAAAAGCTATGAAGGAAAACTTAGGCTGGAAGGCTGAGCCAGCATTTTATGTACCAGACGAAGTGTATACAAATATGAATGAGCACATAGAAAAAGGTATAGCTAAAGAAACAGCATGGAATAACTTATTTAAGGAATATGAGAAAGCTTATCCAGAACTAGCAAAGGAATATGGAATTTGGATGAGTGGAGAAATAGATAAGGAAAGTTTACTAAATAATGAAGAACTTTGGAGCTTTGATAAAGAAATGGCTACAAGACAATCTTCAGGAATAATGATAAATAGATTAGCTAAATTAATTCCAAACCTTATAGGAGGTTCAGCAGATTTAGCACCATCAAACAAGACTCATATGGATGGTCGTAGCGACTTCTCGGCAGAAGACAGAAGCGGTTCAAATCTTCATTTTGGAGTTAGAGAACATGCGATGGCAGCTATAACTAACGGTATGTATGCTCATGGCGGACTCAAGGTATTCTGTGCAACATTCTTTGTATTCAGTGATTACATGAAGGGTGCTATGAGATTATCAGCTCTTATGAAACTTCCAGTAACTTATGTATTAACTCACGATAGTATTGGAGTAGGAGAAGATGGACCAACTCATGAACCTATTGAACAGTTAGCAGCGCTTCGAAGTATGCCAAACATGACAGTATTTAGACCAGCTGACTCAAAAGAAACAGCAGCAGCTTGGTATTATGCTGTAACTAATGGAACTACACCAACATCATTAGTATTGACAAGACAAAACTTGCCGCTATATGATGGGTGTCCAAAGAGAGCCTTAAAGGGTGGATATATTCTTAAAGATTCTAAGAAAGAAACACCAGATGTACTATTAATGGCATCAGGTTCAGAAGTAGAATTAATCTTTAAGGCAGCAGAAGAACTCTCAGCTAAAGGAATCGATGCAAGAGTAATAAGCATGCCAAGTTTTGAGCTATTTGATGCTCAAGAGGAAAGCTATAAAGAGTCTGTAATGCCAAAAGCAGTAAGAGCAAGAGTTGCAGTAGAAGCCTTAACAAGCTTTGGATGGCATAAATATGTAGGACTTGATGGAGAAGTTATTTCTCTAGATACTTTTGGAGCTTCAGGTAAGGCAGAAGAATTATTTAAATTATTTGGCTTTACTGTAGAGAATGTGGTTGAAAGAACAATTAAAGTTGTTTCAAAATAA
- a CDS encoding FAD-dependent oxidoreductase, with the protein MNKYKKLFEPVMIGKCEIKNRFALAPMGPLGLADSEGGFNQRGIDYYTERAKGGTGLIITGVTFVDNEVEEHGMPNVPCPTHNPVQFVRTGREMTERIHAYNAKVFLQMSGGFGRVTIPTNLGEFPPVAPSPIQHRWLDKTCRELKVEEIKAIVKKFGEGAYNAKRAGFDGVQIHAVHEGYLIDQFAISLFNHRTDEYGGSLENRLRFAREIVEEIKNRCGEDFPVTLRYSPKSFIKDLRDGALPGEEFIEKGRDLEEGIEAAKLLVSYGYDSLDTDVGSYDSWWWSHPPMYQEKGLYRPYAKLMKETVDVPIICAGRMDDPDMALEAVENGTCDIISLGRPLLADPDYVNKLRSNRSKSIRPCISCQEGCMGRVQHYSLLNCAVNTQACKEKDNALTPVIKKKKVLIVGGGVAGCEAARVLALRGHEPVLYEKNDKLGGNLIPGGAPDFKEDDIALAAWYAHTLEELKVEVHLNSEVTKEQVLKSNADAVIMATGSTPKVFSLGDDDKVFTAAEVLLGKKKPGNNTVVVGGGLVGCELALDLAKKGKKVTIVEALHKILALNGPLCSANSEMLEKLVPFNGIEVKVNSKVKAYKDGALEIETKDGIEKIECDSVILSVGYKEENSLYKELEFEIPEIYLLGDARKVSNIMYGIWDAYEVANHI; encoded by the coding sequence ATTATACTGAAAGAGCAAAAGGTGGTACTGGCTTAATTATTACAGGGGTTACTTTTGTAGATAATGAAGTTGAGGAACATGGTATGCCAAATGTTCCATGTCCAACACACAATCCAGTACAATTTGTTAGAACAGGAAGAGAAATGACAGAAAGAATACATGCATATAATGCAAAGGTATTTTTACAAATGTCAGGTGGTTTTGGTAGAGTTACTATACCAACTAATCTTGGAGAATTTCCTCCAGTTGCGCCATCACCAATTCAACATAGATGGCTTGATAAGACTTGCCGTGAACTTAAAGTTGAAGAAATTAAAGCTATAGTTAAAAAGTTTGGAGAGGGAGCTTATAATGCAAAAAGAGCTGGTTTTGATGGAGTTCAAATTCATGCCGTTCATGAAGGATACCTTATAGACCAATTTGCTATTTCATTATTTAATCATAGAACTGATGAATATGGTGGAAGCTTAGAAAATAGACTTCGCTTTGCACGTGAAATAGTTGAAGAAATTAAAAATAGATGTGGAGAAGACTTCCCAGTAACTCTTAGATATTCTCCAAAGAGTTTTATAAAAGATTTAAGAGATGGAGCGCTTCCAGGTGAAGAATTTATTGAAAAGGGAAGAGATTTAGAAGAAGGAATTGAAGCAGCAAAGCTACTTGTATCATATGGATATGATTCATTAGATACAGATGTTGGATCTTATGATTCATGGTGGTGGAGTCATCCTCCAATGTATCAAGAAAAAGGATTATACAGACCATATGCTAAATTGATGAAAGAAACTGTAGATGTACCTATTATATGTGCAGGAAGAATGGATGATCCAGATATGGCACTTGAAGCTGTTGAGAATGGTACATGCGACATTATAAGTCTTGGAAGACCACTACTTGCAGACCCTGACTATGTAAATAAGTTAAGAAGCAATAGAAGTAAGTCTATTAGACCATGTATCTCATGCCAAGAAGGCTGTATGGGACGTGTACAACATTATTCATTGCTTAACTGTGCAGTAAATACTCAAGCATGTAAGGAAAAAGATAATGCTTTAACACCAGTGATTAAGAAGAAAAAAGTTTTAATAGTTGGTGGTGGAGTTGCAGGATGCGAAGCAGCAAGAGTTTTAGCACTTAGAGGTCATGAGCCAGTTCTTTATGAAAAGAATGATAAGCTAGGTGGAAATCTTATTCCAGGTGGAGCACCAGATTTTAAAGAAGATGATATTGCTTTAGCTGCTTGGTATGCTCATACATTAGAAGAATTAAAGGTTGAAGTACATTTAAATAGCGAAGTAACAAAGGAGCAAGTATTAAAATCCAATGCTGATGCTGTAATAATGGCTACTGGATCTACTCCAAAAGTATTTTCACTTGGAGATGATGATAAAGTATTTACAGCAGCAGAAGTACTGCTTGGAAAGAAGAAGCCTGGAAATAATACTGTTGTAGTTGGAGGCGGATTAGTTGGCTGTGAATTGGCGCTTGATCTTGCTAAAAAAGGTAAAAAGGTTACAATAGTAGAAGCATTGCATAAAATTCTTGCTTTAAATGGACCTTTATGCTCTGCAAACAGTGAAATGCTTGAAAAATTAGTACCGTTTAATGGTATTGAGGTTAAAGTAAATTCAAAGGTTAAAGCATATAAAGATGGAGCTCTAGAAATAGAAACAAAAGATGGAATAGAAAAGATTGAATGTGATTCAGTAATTCTTTCTGTAGGATATAAAGAAGAAAATTCTTTATATAAGGAATTAGAATTTGAAATTCCAGAAATTTATCTTTTAGGAGATGCACGTAAGGTTTCTAATATCATGTATGGTATCTGGGATGCATATGAGGTTGCAAATCATATATAA